One stretch of Pseudomonadota bacterium DNA includes these proteins:
- the zwf gene encoding glucose-6-phosphate dehydrogenase, with translation MNQSLRDQSVIFILFGAAGDLSHRLILPALQALHSHSELPRQFCLIGTDRADISAAQLAAGYRDVLEREAIPLQQQRWEDLAACIRYVAGDLHDDSLYTRLRDEIRGLEDAWHKRAEHVFYLATPPPLFSAIASGLTAAGLQRDRSHSRIVVEKPLGSDLASFQEINGVLTRHFHENQIYRIDHFLGKETVQNILALRFANPIFEPIWNRNYIDHVVITVAEALGVEHRAGYYEHAGALRDMVQNHLLQLLCLVAMEPPATYAADDIRNRKMDVMHALRPLPIDAIGRHVARGQYAGGWIGGRRVAAYREEPGVAADSNTETFAALKLFVDNWRWQDVPFYLRTGKRMAAAVSEISIRFRPVPHRAVPDTVADSARPVSLILRLQPDEGIRWRIYVKEPGTQLRLRTVNMDFSYRQTFRIPAPSAYETLLKELMVNDASLFMRADQVEAAWRLLTPVLEAWTANPPADFPNYSAGTWGPESAEALIAADGFAWYTPEPGNADD, from the coding sequence ATGAACCAAAGCCTGCGTGACCAGTCCGTGATCTTTATCCTGTTCGGCGCCGCCGGCGATCTCTCGCACCGCTTGATCCTGCCCGCGCTCCAGGCCCTACACAGCCACAGCGAACTGCCGCGGCAGTTCTGCCTGATCGGCACCGACCGCGCCGACATCTCCGCAGCACAGCTGGCTGCGGGGTATCGCGATGTGCTAGAACGGGAAGCCATCCCGCTGCAGCAGCAACGCTGGGAGGACCTGGCCGCGTGCATCCGCTATGTCGCGGGCGACCTGCACGACGACAGCTTGTACACGCGCCTGCGGGACGAGATCCGCGGGCTCGAGGACGCATGGCACAAACGTGCGGAACATGTGTTCTACCTCGCCACGCCGCCGCCGCTGTTCAGCGCCATCGCCTCCGGGCTCACGGCGGCCGGCCTGCAACGCGACCGGAGTCACAGCCGCATCGTGGTGGAGAAGCCACTGGGCAGCGATCTGGCTTCGTTTCAGGAGATCAACGGGGTGCTGACCCGGCACTTCCACGAAAACCAGATCTACCGCATCGACCATTTCCTGGGCAAGGAGACCGTGCAGAACATCCTCGCACTGCGTTTCGCCAATCCGATCTTCGAACCGATCTGGAACCGCAACTATATCGATCATGTCGTGATCACGGTCGCGGAAGCGCTCGGCGTGGAGCACCGCGCCGGCTACTACGAGCATGCCGGGGCATTGCGCGACATGGTGCAGAACCACCTGCTACAGCTGCTCTGCCTGGTGGCGATGGAACCGCCGGCGACCTATGCGGCTGATGACATCCGCAACCGCAAGATGGATGTCATGCATGCACTGCGCCCGCTGCCGATCGACGCCATCGGCCGCCATGTCGCTCGTGGCCAGTATGCCGGCGGCTGGATCGGCGGCCGCCGCGTGGCTGCCTACCGGGAAGAACCCGGCGTAGCAGCCGACTCGAACACCGAGACCTTTGCGGCTCTGAAGCTGTTCGTGGACAACTGGCGCTGGCAGGACGTACCCTTCTACCTGCGCACGGGCAAGCGCATGGCCGCCGCGGTCTCGGAGATCTCGATCCGCTTCCGTCCGGTCCCGCACCGGGCGGTGCCGGACACGGTAGCGGATAGCGCGCGGCCGGTCAGCCTCATCCTGCGCCTGCAACCCGACGAAGGTATCCGCTGGCGGATCTACGTCAAGGAGCCGGGTACGCAATTGCGCCTGCGGACGGTGAACATGGATTTCAGCTACCGGCAGACATTCCGTATTCCTGCCCCGTCGGCCTACGAAACCCTGCTGAAGGAACTCATGGTGAATGACGCGAGCCTGTTCATGCGCGCCGACCAGGTCGAGGCCGCGTGGCGGCTGCTTACGCCGGTGCTGGAAGCCTGGACGGCGAATCCGCCCGCCGACTTCCCCAACTACAGCGCCGGCACCTGGGGCCCCGAAAGCGCCGAGGCCCTGATCGCCGCGGATGGGTTTGCCTGGTACACACCGGAACCCGGGAATGCCGATGACTGA
- a CDS encoding glycoside hydrolase family 15 protein: MTDRHSLHAPGAPGIEPTWSSSDKDLVGSALGPSRLWFTVGHGIVNEVYYPRIDIPQIRDLGFIVGDGDGFWVEVKRLESRRVQLAESGVPAIEITHVHARFQLHLRICPDPLRDVLLVEVQLTGARGLRPYVLLAPHLGGTGHGNTAWAARDRGRNVLWAEQGPFGLALLARDPAQQDALGQSSAGYVGVSDGWQDFRRNGALSWHYDTAGPGNVALCGQLACNAVLALGLASSREAAATLAASALQQSFATVWESHCHAWRRWFRDCRRHLPEGFALPAALAAQFHTSAMVLRSHMDWTYSGAMVASLSIPWGNRGEERGGYHLVWPRDLVECAGALLALGALEDARNVLRYLIATQLEDGHWYQNQWLGGKSYWGGIQLDEAAFPVLLAVALAERDALDAIDVRDMVRRALGFIARSGPASDQDRWEEDAGVNTFTLAVCIAALVGGADFLAAPDRELALRLADYWNASIERWTVAQATDLAHAHGVAGYYVRVSPVQALTDSQALARVLPIKNRVTAAALPASAQIGVDFLQLVRFGLRRADDPLIRATLRVADALLQVDTPAGPAWHRYNGDGYGEQDDGGAFKGSGIGRAWPLLTGERGHYELAAGNDPLPYLRAMTRMAGGLGMLPEQIWDTTAIPARGLYPGRPTGSAMPLAWAHAEFIKLAVSRHQRRLFDRPEAVWRRYLGQVPAARYAFWTPAAPLNCIARDQTLVVLLPAPAQVRIGCDGWQAPVDLPTTTGAMDVYWIEFVPARHAAARSIEFTWRETGGTWHGRDYSIAIAARRR, encoded by the coding sequence ATGACTGATCGGCACAGCCTGCACGCACCGGGTGCACCGGGGATAGAACCCACCTGGTCGAGCAGCGACAAGGACCTCGTCGGCTCCGCGCTGGGTCCTTCCCGGCTCTGGTTCACCGTCGGCCACGGTATCGTCAACGAGGTGTATTACCCGCGCATCGACATCCCCCAGATCCGCGATCTCGGCTTTATCGTCGGCGACGGCGACGGCTTCTGGGTGGAGGTCAAGCGCCTGGAATCCCGCCGGGTGCAGCTCGCCGAATCCGGCGTGCCGGCCATCGAGATCACCCACGTGCATGCGCGTTTCCAGTTGCATCTGCGCATCTGTCCCGATCCGCTGCGCGATGTCCTGCTTGTTGAGGTACAGCTCACGGGTGCGCGCGGACTGCGCCCCTACGTACTGCTCGCCCCGCACCTCGGTGGCACCGGACATGGCAACACCGCCTGGGCCGCGCGCGACCGCGGCCGCAATGTACTGTGGGCGGAACAGGGGCCGTTCGGTCTGGCACTGCTCGCGCGCGACCCGGCGCAGCAGGATGCCCTGGGACAGAGCAGTGCCGGTTACGTCGGCGTCAGCGACGGCTGGCAGGATTTCCGGCGCAACGGCGCCCTGAGCTGGCACTACGACACGGCCGGTCCCGGTAATGTCGCCCTGTGCGGTCAGCTGGCGTGCAATGCCGTGCTGGCGCTCGGACTCGCCAGCAGCCGCGAGGCGGCGGCGACGCTGGCCGCCTCGGCCCTGCAGCAATCGTTCGCCACCGTCTGGGAATCGCACTGCCATGCCTGGCGCCGCTGGTTCCGAGACTGCCGGCGGCACCTGCCCGAGGGCTTTGCGCTGCCCGCCGCGCTGGCAGCGCAGTTCCACACCTCGGCCATGGTGCTGCGCTCGCACATGGACTGGACCTATTCCGGTGCCATGGTCGCGAGTCTCAGCATACCCTGGGGCAACCGCGGCGAGGAGCGCGGTGGCTATCACCTGGTCTGGCCGCGCGATCTCGTCGAGTGCGCCGGTGCGCTGCTCGCGCTCGGCGCGCTGGAAGACGCGCGCAATGTGCTGCGTTACCTCATCGCCACCCAACTCGAGGACGGTCACTGGTACCAGAACCAGTGGCTCGGCGGCAAATCCTACTGGGGCGGCATCCAGCTCGACGAGGCGGCGTTTCCGGTACTGTTGGCGGTAGCGCTCGCAGAACGCGACGCGCTCGATGCCATCGATGTCCGCGACATGGTGCGGCGTGCGCTTGGCTTCATCGCGCGTAGCGGACCGGCCAGCGATCAGGACCGCTGGGAAGAGGATGCGGGTGTCAACACCTTCACGCTCGCCGTGTGCATCGCCGCCCTGGTCGGCGGCGCGGATTTTCTCGCTGCACCCGACCGCGAGCTCGCGTTGCGCCTGGCCGACTACTGGAATGCCAGCATCGAGCGCTGGACCGTTGCGCAGGCAACCGACCTGGCGCACGCGCACGGCGTCGCCGGCTACTACGTCCGCGTCAGCCCGGTGCAGGCGTTGACGGATAGCCAGGCGCTGGCACGCGTGCTGCCGATCAAGAACCGGGTGACGGCCGCAGCGCTGCCGGCGTCCGCGCAGATCGGTGTCGACTTCCTGCAGCTGGTGCGGTTCGGACTGCGTCGTGCCGACGACCCGCTGATCCGCGCGACCCTGCGGGTCGCCGATGCCCTGTTGCAGGTCGACACGCCCGCGGGACCGGCCTGGCATCGCTACAACGGCGACGGCTACGGCGAACAGGATGACGGCGGCGCCTTCAAGGGCAGTGGGATAGGCCGCGCCTGGCCACTGCTGACCGGAGAACGCGGTCATTATGAGCTTGCCGCCGGCAACGACCCGCTACCGTACCTCCGCGCCATGACGCGCATGGCCGGCGGCCTCGGCATGCTGCCAGAACAGATCTGGGACACGACTGCGATCCCGGCCCGCGGCCTGTATCCCGGCCGGCCGACGGGATCGGCGATGCCGCTGGCCTGGGCGCATGCGGAATTCATCAAGCTCGCCGTCTCGCGTCACCAGCGTCGGCTCTTCGACCGACCGGAGGCTGTGTGGCGGCGCTATCTCGGCCAGGTGCCGGCTGCACGCTACGCGTTCTGGACACCCGCGGCACCGCTGAACTGCATCGCGCGCGACCAGACCCTCG